The Acinonyx jubatus isolate Ajub_Pintada_27869175 chromosome B3, VMU_Ajub_asm_v1.0, whole genome shotgun sequence genomic interval CAGCAGGATGGCAAAGACAAAGAAGAGGATGCCATACAAAGTGTACTGTTCCCGACCCCATACTGTGGCAAAGATGTAGTACAGCTCCACAGAGATGGCACTGTGAAGAGAAGAGAGGATACACAGCATTAAAGGGctgtgcactgccagcacagtGGCCAGGTCAAAATCCAGCCACCCCCTCCATGTTACCGGGTCACTGTGGAAAGTGGGTCCACTCCACTCCCTGCCCTACAGTTCCTGGCTCCGTGGGGACTCTTTTACCCATGACTAGCTGTGCTCATTTCAAGAACAGCTTCCCTGATAGGTTGAGAGCAAGGATcctgtctgttttattttctgctctaTATTATCTGCCTGGCACTAGAGGTACTCAAAAAATTGGACAGGCAATCACATGGGCTTTAAGCCCCAGCTGGTGCCTGTGGACACTAAAGTCAGAAACCAGGAAGGCAGTGAACGGAGCAATGTCTTTGGAGAGCTTTATAAGTGAGCCACCCTCATCTTTGAGTTGATTTAAGCCGAGTCCTGCTTGGATACAGGGGGAACTATTTAATGATCTCTTAATTGTGCACCTGAACCAGGGATCATCACTCTTGTTGGGTCAGGGTACTGAGAAAGGCAGTTAAAGTTGGGAACCTGAGAGTGATGGCCAGAGCATAAAGGGAGGATACCTGAAAGGCAGGAAGCCTCCAACCGTCATGTGGATGAGCGTAGACTTGTACCAGGGCTGGGGCGGGATTTCCCGGGCGATGTTCTTGGTGCGACAAGGTGCATCAAAGGAGCTAGCGTTGTTCTTCCCGAAGATGCCTCCAATGACAGTAAGGGGGAAGCCCACCAGCAGCCAAACCGTCAGAAGCAGCAGGATGGTGGTGGCTGGCAGAGCCTGTGTCGAACCATTAGCCCAGTGCACTGAGTTCACCACACTCCACGTCAGGAAGAAAGGCACTGCAGGGATGGGCCCCCAGAAGGAGGGTCAGCTGTAGGAACATCCCTGGGGCCACCCACTCTGACTAGACCTAACAGGGAGAGAGATGAAGCATCCTGCTCCCAGGCTGACCTCCCCTTTTCACATCCCATAGTTCTCAGTTCCTTATCTTACCAACATCCCTTCCCCCATCCATTATCATTAAGGGTCAAGGCAGCTGTTACATAATGATCAAAGAGAAACACAAtccacctgcctcccagggcttGTTCTGCTGTAGCATTGGTGATTCCTAGCATGACCCATTCCTTTGGCTTAAGGCCCTATTTTCAGAAAATCCTCTTCAAACATAAATGTGACGGAGTATAAATCAGACACTCAAGATTGGGAACACGAAAGGTTCAAAATGCATACTACTACTGCTGCCTTTGAAAGGACAAGCTGGCTTGTAAGGCTAGAGTGGGGTAGCCGcctgcaaataaaaaaaaacaaacttattttggcggggacacctgggtgactcagtcagttaagcgtccgactttggctcaggtcatgatctcatgctttgtgggttcaagccccatatcaggctctctactcagtgcaaagcccacttcagatcctctgtcctcctctctctacccctcccccactgatgcgtgcacatgttctctctcaaaaataaacgttaaaaaaaaaatttttttttttaagtaggctctaagcccagcacagagcccaatgtggggcttgaactcacaaccctgagatcatgacctgaaccaagatcaagagggggacacctaaccgactgagccatccaggtgcccccaaaaaaccttttaaaaagggACTATCAAGAAATATGTTCAAGAAAGAGTGTTATTTCACTCTTAACATAATGGTTAAGAATACAGGCTCTAGAGTCAGACTGCCTGCATCTGAAACCTGGTTTGCTTCCTCTTAGGAGTGTAATTTCAGGCAAATTGCTTAACCagccttcaatttcctcatctgtaaaaatggggacAATATTAACTCCTGCATAGGGCTATTGTGGAGATTAAATGCGATGAAGGCATGCAGAGTGCTTACCATGCTGCCTAGAATATTTTAAggacttaatttttaaactatgcaAAAGAAATGCAGTCTTGTCTTTTGAatggttttcttgtttcttttgcccattttcattCCCTTAAGGCCTTACTCTAATTCTATCCCAGGTTCCATGATGTGTTGTAAGTTCCTAAACCCTCAGTCGCCAGGCCAGCCCACCAGGGAAAGGGCAATCCTCACCAGAGAAGAGGCTGGTGGTGAGAATGATGTTCCACACCCAACGCTCGCCTCCAATCTGCCGGTAGAAGTGGCTGGACACGTAGCCAGAGATGCAGCAGGTCAGGGCATACAACAAGATGGCTGCCGAGTTAATGGCCCCATGACGGTGCACATTGAACATGCCCAGCAGCGCCATGACAATAATGCCTGTAGGGTAGTAGTGGAAAGCCTGTGTCAGGTCTCCCCTGTCCCTTTTCTGACAACTTCAGAGGAATCATCCCCCTTTCTCCCAGACCCAAGGAAAACAATATCCCCTAATTCTGTTGTTCAGCAAACCCACAACTGAATATACACATGCTTGTTAAAGCCACCCACCCCTTAGGTTTGCCTCTCACcttggaaagaagagaagatcTGCAGATCTTTCCAGAACAAACCACCAACTTAGTTCTACCCCTTGAGAGAAATCCCTGATTAATTTTTATCACCTCACCAGTGCCAAGGGCCAGGAACTGGGCACCCACACCaagcacagcacagagcagacCACGGTATGGAGGGAAGCGGAAGACATCTGTATGGATAATTTTCCAGCCATTGTCACCTTGATCAAAGTCATCACCAGAACCTGCAGAGGTAGTCTCCTCATCCAAGTTGTATCGAGCCAGGTCGTTTCGAAGCACACGCATGAGAATGACAGCCACAAAACCCACCAGTAAAAACACAAGCACCATGGAATTGATGATGGACAACCAATGGATTTCCAGTGTTCGGGGAAAGAAACCACTGTCATCACCACGGCGCCTGTCACTCCGACGTTCCACTGAAGTCTCAGACCAGCGCACGCTGTAGGTGTGGGTGAGGCCTAAGAACTCATCAGGTCGTAACCCATCTAAGCTGTGGGGCTTGACGTCCCGCACAGAGACATTGGCAAATATAATTCGGTCTCCGTGGAATTCTAGGTGGAAGTCCAGATGGGTCCAAAGCCCTATCTTGTGGCTGTGAGGCAGGAAGCCACTCTCCTCCATGTAGCCCACAAAGCCACGGATTGGCAAATCATCCACTACAAATTCAAAGTAATACAGTTCCTCAATGGCCTGGCGCAGTTGCTCCACCTACAAAGAGCAAGTCAGGAGTCAGATATGGCCTCCCCAGGCATAGTGTTAGAGCAAGGTTCCACAGCCTGGACACTTCTGACATTCTGGGCTGGATAAGTTTTATTGtggggagctgtcctgtgcactgtaatATGTACCATCCCTGGCTTCTTCCCACTAGGTGTCagtagcacccccccccccaaccccctcccggCAATGACAACCAAAATTATCTCcggacattgccaaatatcccttGGGAGACAAAATTGCCCCCTGCTGAGAACCACTAGGTTAGAACCTAGTATGCTGGGATTCTCCAAAACGAGCAATGTGACTTGACAGGGTTAAGGtgtagaaaaaggagaaaggcaagGTGTCAGAAGGTCTGGAGTAGACTAAAGAAAAGTGCCCTAAGATAGgatttgctaaagaaaaaaaagcatcacaGGAAACATTAGAGTGTAAAGGAGCCAGTTAAGAAAGCCAAGAGGTAAGTATGGAAGGAAACAACTATAT includes:
- the TM9SF1 gene encoding transmembrane 9 superfamily member 1, which translates into the protein MTVLGHPRSWSYQWLSLLMLLLGTGHEPGVEGVTHYKAGDPVILYVNKVGPYHNPQETYHYYQLPVCCPEKIRHKSLSLGEVLDGDRMAESLYEIRFRENVEKRILCHMQLSSAQVEQLRQAIEELYYFEFVVDDLPIRGFVGYMEESGFLPHSHKIGLWTHLDFHLEFHGDRIIFANVSVRDVKPHSLDGLRPDEFLGLTHTYSVRWSETSVERRSDRRRGDDSGFFPRTLEIHWLSIINSMVLVFLLVGFVAVILMRVLRNDLARYNLDEETTSAGSGDDFDQGDNGWKIIHTDVFRFPPYRGLLCAVLGVGAQFLALGTGIIVMALLGMFNVHRHGAINSAAILLYALTCCISGYVSSHFYRQIGGERWVWNIILTTSLFSVPFFLTWSVVNSVHWANGSTQALPATTILLLLTVWLLVGFPLTVIGGIFGKNNASSFDAPCRTKNIAREIPPQPWYKSTLIHMTVGGFLPFSAISVELYYIFATVWGREQYTLYGILFFVFAILLSVGACISIALTYFQLSGEDYRWWWRSVLSVGSTGLFIFLYSVFYYARRSNMSGAVQTVEFFGYSLLTGYVFFLMLGTISFFSSLKFIRYIYVNLKMD